Proteins from a single region of Chrysemys picta bellii isolate R12L10 chromosome 25, ASM1138683v2, whole genome shotgun sequence:
- the SAXO5 gene encoding stabilizer of axonemal microtubules 5 isoform X2, translating to MSLPLQGKMAATGQSLIPAPLTGIPFLKASHFQIGFDHRPQGNVVESPFRTDFPPLWGSYKPDPILLPNSKGVLNQDMDKARETWSETHLAFPVRSLEPKPKVCPPESHLQMHADSQTKIFTSTARESYPWPDVTLQGPASTRADYNKEEDHFPCGDKDKLKLLPSVYRFSYPAYEIFEPIAKAPCVHLGGIPTIKGDRCSYYGTSYQAQFEGGWIPPVKFCGKSKSSIVFGDPRSSVSTSEEKRAYALQDTRNHRVYDKECAVFQIHKTNIKPGDDRTRFFTVTLESFPRRELAPVKVTCLSKQTSSIPKGDEDLERSRERVTTTTNRFFHTQIDLGERPPQPDVPPWRQQSKVPLGDKHLNACFFSTTQHSDYQPPPKSQRETSSSKSHLESHVPFNYPSKGTVTTTQAMLVPHKQWMLRPSEESLQQIKYSHLVPPWQGQRFFGTEHQDEFTPKYSGPVTICGGNFQVSSIPLGTLKKYSPQRHMVFAT from the exons ATGTCTCTTCCTTTACAGGGGAAAATGGCAGCCACTGGCCAGTCGTTAATCCCAGCCCCGCTCACAGGGATTCCCTTCCTAAAGGCCTCACATTTTCAGATAGGGTTTGACCATAGACCACAGGGAAACGTTGTTGAATCTCCTTTCCGCACTGATTTCCCTCCCTTATGGGGCAGTTACAAACCAGACCCAATTCTGCTTCCAAACTCCAAGGGTGTTTTGAATCAGGATATGGATAAAGCCAGGGAAACCTGGTCAGAAACCCACCTGGCATTTCCAGTGAGATCCCTGGAACCAAAGCCCAAAGTCTGTCCCCCAGAATCTCACCTCCAAATGCATGCAGATTCCCAGACCAAAATTTTCACCTCGACTGCAAGGGAGAGCTACCCTTGGCCAGACGTGACTCTGCAGGGACCAGCCTCCACCAGAGCTGATTACAATAAGGAGGAAGATCATTTTCCTTGTGGAGACAAAGACAAACTGAAGCTGCTGCCTTCTGTCTATCGTTTTTCATACCCAGCGTATGAGATATTCGAGCCCATTGCCAAAGCGCCATGTGTGCATCTGG GAGGAATTCCCACAATTAAAGGTGACAGATGCTCCTACTATGGCACTTCTTATCAAGCACAGTTTGAGGGTGGCTGGATCCCTCCTGTGAAGTTCTGTGGAAAG AGCAAGTCTTCCATTGTGTTTGGAGACCCCAGGAGCAGTGTCAGTACCAGCGAGGAGAAACGTGCCTATGCTCTCCAGGACACAAGGAACCACAG AGTCTATGACAAAGAATGTGCTGTCTTCCAAATACACAAGACGAACATCAAGCCAGGGGATGATCGCACCAGATTCTTTACTGTGACACTGGAGTCGTTCCCACGGCGGGAGCTAG CCCCCGTGAAAGTTACGTGTCTAAGCAAACAGACTTCATCGATCCCTAAAGGCGACGAAGACCTTGAGAGGAGTCGGGAGCGTGTGACCACCACCACTAACCGATTCTTCCACACCCAG ATTGACCTGGGGGAACGTCCACCTCAGCCAGACGTGCCACCGTGGAGACAACAAAGCAAAGTGCCCCTGGGTGACAAACATTTAAACGCCTGTTTCTTCAGCACGACGCAGCACTCGGACTATCAGCCGCCACCCAAGAGCCAGAGGGAGACGTCCAGCAGCAAGAGCCACCTCGAGAGCCACGTGCCCTTTAATTATCCCA GTAAAGGCACTGTCACGACCACACAGGCTATGCTGGTCCCGCACAAACAGTGGATGCTCCGGCCCTCAGAAGAGTCGCTGCAGCAG ATTAAATACTCTCACCTGGTCCCACCATGGCAGGGGCAGCGCTTCTTTGGGACTGAGCATCAAGATGAGTTCACCCCCAAGTACAGCGGCCCTGTGACTATCTGCGGGGGGAACTTCCAAGTGAGCAGCATCCCCCTGGGCACCCTGAAGAAGTACAGCCCCCAGAGGCACATGGTCTTTGCAACATGA
- the SAXO5 gene encoding stabilizer of axonemal microtubules 5 isoform X1 codes for MSLPLQGKMAATGQSLIPAPLTGIPFLKASHFQIGFDHRPQGNVVESPFRTDFPPLWGSYKPDPILLPNSKGVLNQDMDKARETWSETHLAFPVRSLEPKPKVCPPESHLQMHADSQTKIFTSTARESYPWPDVTLQGPASTRADYNKEEDHFPCGDKDKLKLLPSVYRFSYPAYEIFEPIAKAPCVHLGGIPTIKGDRCSYYGTSYQAQFEGGWIPPVKFCGKSKSSIVFGDPRSSVSTSEEKRAYALQDTRNHRVYDKECAVFQIHKTNIKPGDDRTRFFTVTLESFPRRELAPVKVTCLSKQTSSIPKGDEDLERSRERVTTTTNRFFHTQIDLGERPPQPDVPPWRQQSKVPLGDKHLNACFFSTTQHSDYQPPPKSQRETSSSKSHLESHVPFNYPTGKGTVTTTQAMLVPHKQWMLRPSEESLQQIKYSHLVPPWQGQRFFGTEHQDEFTPKYSGPVTICGGNFQVSSIPLGTLKKYSPQRHMVFAT; via the exons ATGTCTCTTCCTTTACAGGGGAAAATGGCAGCCACTGGCCAGTCGTTAATCCCAGCCCCGCTCACAGGGATTCCCTTCCTAAAGGCCTCACATTTTCAGATAGGGTTTGACCATAGACCACAGGGAAACGTTGTTGAATCTCCTTTCCGCACTGATTTCCCTCCCTTATGGGGCAGTTACAAACCAGACCCAATTCTGCTTCCAAACTCCAAGGGTGTTTTGAATCAGGATATGGATAAAGCCAGGGAAACCTGGTCAGAAACCCACCTGGCATTTCCAGTGAGATCCCTGGAACCAAAGCCCAAAGTCTGTCCCCCAGAATCTCACCTCCAAATGCATGCAGATTCCCAGACCAAAATTTTCACCTCGACTGCAAGGGAGAGCTACCCTTGGCCAGACGTGACTCTGCAGGGACCAGCCTCCACCAGAGCTGATTACAATAAGGAGGAAGATCATTTTCCTTGTGGAGACAAAGACAAACTGAAGCTGCTGCCTTCTGTCTATCGTTTTTCATACCCAGCGTATGAGATATTCGAGCCCATTGCCAAAGCGCCATGTGTGCATCTGG GAGGAATTCCCACAATTAAAGGTGACAGATGCTCCTACTATGGCACTTCTTATCAAGCACAGTTTGAGGGTGGCTGGATCCCTCCTGTGAAGTTCTGTGGAAAG AGCAAGTCTTCCATTGTGTTTGGAGACCCCAGGAGCAGTGTCAGTACCAGCGAGGAGAAACGTGCCTATGCTCTCCAGGACACAAGGAACCACAG AGTCTATGACAAAGAATGTGCTGTCTTCCAAATACACAAGACGAACATCAAGCCAGGGGATGATCGCACCAGATTCTTTACTGTGACACTGGAGTCGTTCCCACGGCGGGAGCTAG CCCCCGTGAAAGTTACGTGTCTAAGCAAACAGACTTCATCGATCCCTAAAGGCGACGAAGACCTTGAGAGGAGTCGGGAGCGTGTGACCACCACCACTAACCGATTCTTCCACACCCAG ATTGACCTGGGGGAACGTCCACCTCAGCCAGACGTGCCACCGTGGAGACAACAAAGCAAAGTGCCCCTGGGTGACAAACATTTAAACGCCTGTTTCTTCAGCACGACGCAGCACTCGGACTATCAGCCGCCACCCAAGAGCCAGAGGGAGACGTCCAGCAGCAAGAGCCACCTCGAGAGCCACGTGCCCTTTAATTATCCCA CAGGTAAAGGCACTGTCACGACCACACAGGCTATGCTGGTCCCGCACAAACAGTGGATGCTCCGGCCCTCAGAAGAGTCGCTGCAGCAG ATTAAATACTCTCACCTGGTCCCACCATGGCAGGGGCAGCGCTTCTTTGGGACTGAGCATCAAGATGAGTTCACCCCCAAGTACAGCGGCCCTGTGACTATCTGCGGGGGGAACTTCCAAGTGAGCAGCATCCCCCTGGGCACCCTGAAGAAGTACAGCCCCCAGAGGCACATGGTCTTTGCAACATGA
- the PEX11G gene encoding peroxisomal membrane protein 11C isoform X3: MAAAADPLSSLVSVLESYRGRDRVIRTLCYGCQLAGGVLARKSPTESEMGRRLLAVSAQLSHCRTVLRLFDDLAMLAYSRQYGLGAKEEDTIVRWLSVLSNLADQLYYPCEHVAWAADADVIRTNSHKWWTLSTAFWGLSLVLGIVRSLRILFQLRRKLRNCTGESLEQSQKEMDAQVKSEVLSILSSMADLSNAVHWLPPGFLWAGQFPPWLVGLMGTISSLIGVYQTSVGAGSGAV, from the exons ATGGCGGCAGCTGCGGACCCGCTCAGCAGCCTGGTCTCGGTGCTGGAGTCGTACCGGGGCCGCGACCGAGTG atcCGGACCCTGTGCTATGGCTGccagctggccgggggggtccTGGCCCGGAAAAGCCCCACGGAGTCAGAGATGGGCAGGAGGCTCCTGGCTGTGTCGGCCCAGCTGAGCCACTGCCGGACGGTGCTGCGCCTCTTTGACGATCTCGCCATGCTCGCCTACAGCCGCCAGTACGGGCTGGGTGCCAAG GAAGAAGATACCATTGTCCGCTGGCTCTCTGTCCTCAGTAACCTGGCTGATCAGCTCTACTACCCCTGTGAGCACGTAGCATGGGCTGCTGACGCTGATGTTATTCGCACAAACTCACACAAGTGGTGGACATTAAGCACAGCTTTCTGGGGGCTCTCCCTTGTCCTGGGCATTGTACG GTCTCTCAGAATTCTGTTTCAGCTAAGAAGGAAGCTGAGAAATTGCACTGG TGAATCCTTGGAGCAGAGTCAAAAGGAAATGGACGCCCAAGTGAAATCTGAAGTTTTGAGCATCCTCAGCAGTATGGCAGATCTCTCCAATGCTGTCCACTGGCTGCCTCCAGGATTTCTTTGGGCTGGACAGTTTCCTCCATGGCTAGTGGGTCTCATGGGGACCATATCTTCCCTGATTGGTGTTTACCAAACATCTGTAGGGGCAGGTTCTGGGGCTGTGTGA
- the PEX11G gene encoding peroxisomal membrane protein 11C isoform X1: MAAAADPLSSLVSVLESYRGRDRVIRTLCYGCQLAGGVLARKSPTESEMGRRLLAVSAQLSHCRTVLRLFDDLAMLAYSRQYGLGAKTSVVTMSVSSHEHRKSRSSSGSMNIQLFHKPGHADSLLTQLSLLRQRRLFTDVVLRAGNQAFHCHRAVLASCSRYFDAMFSGGLKESKDAEVNFHNSLHPEVLELLLDYVYSARVLINEENAESLLEAGDMLQFQDIRDASADFLEKNLHPANCLNMLLLSYAHCCERLLELSWRMALANFASLYQTDDFLRLPKDKLLELVESEELEVEDESLVYEAVIGWIRYDLPQRHEDLPELLRSVRLALLPESYLRNQVASEELVTSHKLGGEIVADAVRCKMKILQNEGLVTGFCAQPRKVSQALLLLGGQTFVCDKIYVVDRQTSEIIPRTDIPSPRKECSACALGCKVYVTGGKGSENGASKDVWVYDTLHDEWAKAAPMLVARFGHGSAELDHCLYVVGGHTAVSGSFPASPSVSLKQVEHYDPQSDKWSLVAPLREGVSNAAVVGAKRKLFVFGGTSVNQEKLPKVQCFDPGQNRWTVPASCPQPWRYTAAAVVGNHVIVIGGDTEFSASSAYRFHSDTYQWSKFGDVTAKRISCRAVTSGNRLYVVGGYCGAQRCKTLDCYDPSSDTWSSVTTVPYSLIPTAFVSTWKYLSA; encoded by the exons ATGGCGGCAGCTGCGGACCCGCTCAGCAGCCTGGTCTCGGTGCTGGAGTCGTACCGGGGCCGCGACCGAGTG atcCGGACCCTGTGCTATGGCTGccagctggccgggggggtccTGGCCCGGAAAAGCCCCACGGAGTCAGAGATGGGCAGGAGGCTCCTGGCTGTGTCGGCCCAGCTGAGCCACTGCCGGACGGTGCTGCGCCTCTTTGACGATCTCGCCATGCTCGCCTACAGCCGCCAGTACGGGCTGGGTGCCAAG ACTAGCGTCGTGACCATGTCCGTCAGCAGTCACGAGCACCGCAAGTCCCGCTCCAGTTCCGGCTCCATGAACATCCAACTCTTCCACAAGCCGGGCCATGCCGACAGCCTCCTGACCCAGCTCAGCCTCCTGCGCCAGCGGCGTCTCTTCACCGACGTGGTGCTGCGGGCGGGGAACCAAGCCTTCCACTGCCACCGGGCCGTGCTGGCCTCCTGCAGCCGGTACTTCGATGCCATGTTCAGCGGGGGGCTGAAGGAAAGCAAAGACGCGGAAGTCAACTTCCACAATTCCCTGCACCCGGaggtgctggagctgctgctggactACGTCTACTCGGCCCGGGTGTTGATCAACGAGGAGAACGCGGAGTCCCTGCTGGAGGCGGGGGACATGCTGCAGTTCCAGGACATCCGCGACGCCTCGGCCGACTTTCTGGAGAAAAACCTGCACCCGGCCAACTGCCTGAACATGCTGCTGCTGTCGTACGCCCACTGCTGTGAGAGGCTCCTGGAGCTGTCCTGGAGGATGGCGCTGGCCAACTTCGCGTCTCTCTACCAGACTGACGACTTCCTGCGGCTGCCCAAAGACAAGCTGCTGGAGCTGGTGGAGagcgaggagctggaggtggaggACGAGAGCCTGGTGTACGAGGCGGTCATCGGCTGGATCCGGTACGACTTGCCGCAGCGGCACGAGGACTTGCCAGAGCTGTTGCGCTCGGTCCGCCTGGCCCTCCTGCCAGAGTCTTACCTGCGGAACCAGGTGGCCTCCGAGGAGCTGGTGACCAGCCACAAGCTGGGAGGGGAGATCGTGGCCGACGCCGTGCGCTGCAAGATGAAGATCCTTCAGAACGAGGGGCTGGTGACGGGTTTCTGTGCCCAGCCCCGGAaggtcagccaggccctgctgctgctcgggGGCCAGACGTTCGTGTGTGACAAAATCTACGTGGTTGACCGTCAAACGAGCGAGATCATCCCCCGCACCGACATCCCAAGCCCACGCAAGGAGTGCAGCGCCTGTGCCCTCGGCTGCAAAGTGTACGTCACCGGCGGCAAGGGCTCTGAGAACGGCGCCTCCAAAGACGTCTGGGTTTACGACACTCTCCACGATGAGTGGGCGAAAGCTGCGCCCATGCTGGTGGCCCGGTTTGGCCATGGCTCTGCTGAGCTGGACCACTGTCTCTATGTGGTCGGAGGCCACACAGCGGTGAGCGGCTCCTTCCCAGCTTCGCCCTCCGTCTCTCTCAAGCAGGTCGAACACTATGACCCCCAGTCGGACAAGTGGTCCCTGGTGGCCCCTCTCCGGGAGGGCGTGAGCAACgctgctgtggtgggggccaAAAGGAAGCTGTTTGTCTTTGGTGGCACCAGCGTGAACCAGGAGAAGCTGCCCAAAGTGCAGTGCTTCGACCCTGGCCAGAACCGCTGGACGGTGCCTGCCAGCTGTCCCCAGCCCTGGCGCTACACGGCTGCTGCCGTAGTGGGCAACCACGTGATCGTGATCGGGGGAGACACTGAGTTCTCGGCCAGCTCCGCGTACCGCTTCCACAGCGACACCTACCAGTGGTCCAAATTCGGGGACGTGACTGCTAAACGCATCAGCTGTCGCGCGGTCACATCTGGGAACAGGCTGTACGTGGTAGGGGGCTATTGCGGGGCCCAACGCTGCAAAACTCTGGACTGCTACGACCCCTCCTCCGACACCTGGAGCAGCGTCACTACCGTGCCCTACTCGCTCATCCCCACTGCCTTCGTCAGCACTTGGAAATACCTGTCTGCCTGA
- the PEX11G gene encoding peroxisomal membrane protein 11C isoform X2: MRGRSRRLGKDTRRAAAAQSGGARGPASTRPATSVVTMSVSSHEHRKSRSSSGSMNIQLFHKPGHADSLLTQLSLLRQRRLFTDVVLRAGNQAFHCHRAVLASCSRYFDAMFSGGLKESKDAEVNFHNSLHPEVLELLLDYVYSARVLINEENAESLLEAGDMLQFQDIRDASADFLEKNLHPANCLNMLLLSYAHCCERLLELSWRMALANFASLYQTDDFLRLPKDKLLELVESEELEVEDESLVYEAVIGWIRYDLPQRHEDLPELLRSVRLALLPESYLRNQVASEELVTSHKLGGEIVADAVRCKMKILQNEGLVTGFCAQPRKVSQALLLLGGQTFVCDKIYVVDRQTSEIIPRTDIPSPRKECSACALGCKVYVTGGKGSENGASKDVWVYDTLHDEWAKAAPMLVARFGHGSAELDHCLYVVGGHTAVSGSFPASPSVSLKQVEHYDPQSDKWSLVAPLREGVSNAAVVGAKRKLFVFGGTSVNQEKLPKVQCFDPGQNRWTVPASCPQPWRYTAAAVVGNHVIVIGGDTEFSASSAYRFHSDTYQWSKFGDVTAKRISCRAVTSGNRLYVVGGYCGAQRCKTLDCYDPSSDTWSSVTTVPYSLIPTAFVSTWKYLSA; the protein is encoded by the exons atgagggggcggagccggcgACTCGGGAAGGACACGAGGCGGGCGGCGGCGGCCCAGAGCGGCGGAGCGCGGGGCCCAGCGAGCACCCGGCCggcg ACTAGCGTCGTGACCATGTCCGTCAGCAGTCACGAGCACCGCAAGTCCCGCTCCAGTTCCGGCTCCATGAACATCCAACTCTTCCACAAGCCGGGCCATGCCGACAGCCTCCTGACCCAGCTCAGCCTCCTGCGCCAGCGGCGTCTCTTCACCGACGTGGTGCTGCGGGCGGGGAACCAAGCCTTCCACTGCCACCGGGCCGTGCTGGCCTCCTGCAGCCGGTACTTCGATGCCATGTTCAGCGGGGGGCTGAAGGAAAGCAAAGACGCGGAAGTCAACTTCCACAATTCCCTGCACCCGGaggtgctggagctgctgctggactACGTCTACTCGGCCCGGGTGTTGATCAACGAGGAGAACGCGGAGTCCCTGCTGGAGGCGGGGGACATGCTGCAGTTCCAGGACATCCGCGACGCCTCGGCCGACTTTCTGGAGAAAAACCTGCACCCGGCCAACTGCCTGAACATGCTGCTGCTGTCGTACGCCCACTGCTGTGAGAGGCTCCTGGAGCTGTCCTGGAGGATGGCGCTGGCCAACTTCGCGTCTCTCTACCAGACTGACGACTTCCTGCGGCTGCCCAAAGACAAGCTGCTGGAGCTGGTGGAGagcgaggagctggaggtggaggACGAGAGCCTGGTGTACGAGGCGGTCATCGGCTGGATCCGGTACGACTTGCCGCAGCGGCACGAGGACTTGCCAGAGCTGTTGCGCTCGGTCCGCCTGGCCCTCCTGCCAGAGTCTTACCTGCGGAACCAGGTGGCCTCCGAGGAGCTGGTGACCAGCCACAAGCTGGGAGGGGAGATCGTGGCCGACGCCGTGCGCTGCAAGATGAAGATCCTTCAGAACGAGGGGCTGGTGACGGGTTTCTGTGCCCAGCCCCGGAaggtcagccaggccctgctgctgctcgggGGCCAGACGTTCGTGTGTGACAAAATCTACGTGGTTGACCGTCAAACGAGCGAGATCATCCCCCGCACCGACATCCCAAGCCCACGCAAGGAGTGCAGCGCCTGTGCCCTCGGCTGCAAAGTGTACGTCACCGGCGGCAAGGGCTCTGAGAACGGCGCCTCCAAAGACGTCTGGGTTTACGACACTCTCCACGATGAGTGGGCGAAAGCTGCGCCCATGCTGGTGGCCCGGTTTGGCCATGGCTCTGCTGAGCTGGACCACTGTCTCTATGTGGTCGGAGGCCACACAGCGGTGAGCGGCTCCTTCCCAGCTTCGCCCTCCGTCTCTCTCAAGCAGGTCGAACACTATGACCCCCAGTCGGACAAGTGGTCCCTGGTGGCCCCTCTCCGGGAGGGCGTGAGCAACgctgctgtggtgggggccaAAAGGAAGCTGTTTGTCTTTGGTGGCACCAGCGTGAACCAGGAGAAGCTGCCCAAAGTGCAGTGCTTCGACCCTGGCCAGAACCGCTGGACGGTGCCTGCCAGCTGTCCCCAGCCCTGGCGCTACACGGCTGCTGCCGTAGTGGGCAACCACGTGATCGTGATCGGGGGAGACACTGAGTTCTCGGCCAGCTCCGCGTACCGCTTCCACAGCGACACCTACCAGTGGTCCAAATTCGGGGACGTGACTGCTAAACGCATCAGCTGTCGCGCGGTCACATCTGGGAACAGGCTGTACGTGGTAGGGGGCTATTGCGGGGCCCAACGCTGCAAAACTCTGGACTGCTACGACCCCTCCTCCGACACCTGGAGCAGCGTCACTACCGTGCCCTACTCGCTCATCCCCACTGCCTTCGTCAGCACTTGGAAATACCTGTCTGCCTGA